GAAACCCGGCGGCCGCGGCGGGGCGGAGGCAGTACCGTGTCCCGGTCCACCAACGGGAGGAGTACGCGATGGCAGAGCTCCGGGAGGCGAAGGTGCTCGTCTTCGACGCCGACGACACGCTCTGGGAGAACAACGTCCTCTTCGAGCGGGTGATCGACGACTTCCTCGCCTGGCTGGACCATCCGACCCTGGACCGGGCGGAGATCCGGGCCGTGCTGGACGACATCGAGCGGGCCAACGCGGTCGCCCACGGCTACGGCAGCAAGGTCTTCCTGCGCAGCCTCGGCGAGTGCCTGGAGAAGCTGCGCGAGCGCCCGGCCACCGTGCGGGAACGTGCCGAGCTCGAGGAGCTGGCCGCGGCGCTGGTCGGCCACCAGGTGGAGCTGATGCCGGGCGTCGCGGAGACCCTCGACGATCTGGCCACCCGGCACGAGCTGCTGCTGCTCACCAAGGGCGACCAGGAGGAACAGCAGCGCAAGCTGGACGCCTGCGGGCTGCTGCACCACTTCCGCGCCGCGCACATCGTGCGGGAGAAGGACGTGGCGACCTACCGCTGGCTGGCCCGCGAGCACGCCTTCGACCCGGCCGCCGCCTGGATGGTCGGCAACTCCCCGCGCTCGGACATCCTGCCCGCCCGGGCCGCCGGCATGAACGCGGTGTTCATCCCGAACGAGAACACCTGGGTGCTGGAGCACGACGAGCTCGACCCGTCCGACGTCGGGGTGATCCGGCTGGCGGCCTTCCCGGACCTGGTCCAGCACTTCTGACCGCGGCGGTAGGGTCCGGTTTGTGCCGCTGACCTTCCCCTCGCACCTCGCCCCGGTGCTGCCGTTGAAGCTGTGGCGGCCGCACTGGTTCGACGGGGTCGCGCTGGCCACCGGCGCGGTCGCGCCCGACGTGGGCTACCTGTTCACCGGCACCCGCTTCGACCTCGGCCTGCGCACCCACACCCTCGGGGGCCTGCTCTGGTGGTGCCTGCCGGTGGCGCTCGCGTACGCCTGGATCGTTCGTCGGGTGATCGCCGGCATCGCGGTGCACCTGCCCGGCGAGCGCCTCTTCGGCTGGCGGGACCACGCTGCGCTGGGCGGCGTGCGGCACCCCTGGCAGGTCACCGTCTGCTCGGCGCTCATCGGCGCGTTCAGCCACGTGGCGTGGGACCGGGTCACCCACACCGAGCGCTGGCCGCGCCTGCTGGGCATCGCCGACTTCCACGCCGCGACCGGCCTGTACTGGTGGCAGTTCGCGGACGTGCTCGGCACCCTGGGCGGGGCCGCCGTGGTGGTCGCCCTGGCGGTGTGGGGCGCGCGCCGTCGGGAGATCTTTGACGGCGTACGACCGCCCGCGCCGCCGGCCCGCCCGGCCGTCTTCTGGGCGGTGGCGCTGTCGGTCACCGCGCTGGGGAGTCTGGTGCTGTCGGGCCTGCCCGCCGCCGTCGTGCCGGCGCCGGCCGGGGTGCGTCTGCTGCACCTGTCGGCGCTCGCGCTGATCGCCGGGGCGGCGGCGGCCGGCGGGCTGACCCCGGCCCGACGGGACGCCGGACGGACTGATCGCCTCGAGGACAAACAGCGTCAGTCCGGCTGACCCTGTTACGCCGACATGCCGCATTTCAACGTTGGTATCAATCACACTCTCGCGGCCGCGGAAAATCTTGTTCGGCCTGCGCGGGGATGCCTAACCTGAGCCCGCGTTCACGGCTCTTCGGGGTGAGTCGGGGACGCGCCGAAGTCCGGTAGTTGGGCACCGTGGAGCTGAGTGCATGCGGGCCGGCTCGCCGTGTTGAGCCCGGCGTGGGCGGCGTGCCACGCCCGCCGCGCTCGCGACGGCGAATTCCGCTACCACACCGGACGGCTGGGGGTCAGGACCGGGGAGTTGCGGACCCGGTCCTGACCCGTCCGGCACCCCCGCCACCACACCGGCAGGATCACCTCGGGCGGGGCGGTGCGAACCCCGGGTGACGTGCGAGGATCCTCCGCGTGAAGCCGACGAGGGCCGCCCAGCTGACCACCCTCCCGCCCGACGCGCGGCAGGTCGTCATCGTCAGCGGGGACGGCTACCGCACCACCCACGCCACCCTGGAGACCTACGCGCGGTCCGGCGACGGGTGGCACCCGGCCCTTCCGCCGCTGCCGGCCCGGATCGGCGGCGACGGGTTCAGCGACCAGCACGTCGAAGGCGTGCCCACCACCCCCACCGGCGTCTACGCCTTCGGCCCGACGATCTACGGCATCGCGGCCGACCCGGGCGTCCGTTACCCCTACCAGCGGGTCGCCGCCGACGACTGGTGGAACGCGAACCCCGACTCCCCGCACTACAACAGCTTCCAGCGGTCGGACACCCATCCCGGCGGACACAGCGAGGCGCTCTGGCGGGAGGAACCGGCGTACACGCACTTCGCGGTGATCACCTACAACATGCCGCCGACCGTCGCGGCCCCGGTGCCGAACGCCGGCAGCGGCATCTTCCTGCACGAGTTCAGCCGTGCCGGCGGCAACGCCACCGCCGGGTGCGTGGGCCTGTCCCACGCAGATCTGGTCGACGTGCTCACCTGGCTCGACCCCGCGGCGTCGCCGCACATCGTCCTTTCCCCGGCGGCGCACCTCGACCGCTACTGATCCGATCCCCGGGCGGCCGACCCGACCGTCCACCCCGGGGCCCTCCCCGCCCCGACCCGCCCCCGAAGAGATTCAGGACTGCGCCCGACATGGACACCATCCGCACCGGTCAGCCGCCCGCCGAGGAGGCGAGCAGCACCTGCTACCGGCATCCCCGGCGGGAGACGCTGCTGCGTTGCACCCGCTGCGACCGCAACATCTGCCCCGACTGCATGCGGGAGGCCCCGGTCGGGCACCGCTGCCCGGAGTGCGTCCGCGAGGACAACCGGAGCGTCCGCCAGGCGCGTACCGTCTTCGGCGGCCGGGTGGCCGGCCGGCCGCTGGTGACCTACCTGCTGATCGCGCTCGTCGTGCTGGTCTACCTGGTCGAGCTGGTCCATCCGGCGATCCTCGACCAGTTCGACAGCCTCGGTACCGGGCTGGTCGACGACGGCGGCCAGCGGTACGTCGACGACGGCGGCCCGCATCCGGGATACCAGCTGATCGGGATCGCCCACGGCGAGTGGTACCGCCTGCTCACCGCGGCCTTCCTGCACCTGCTGCCGACCGAGGGCGTCCTCGGCATCCTGCACATCGCCTTCAACCTCTACTGGCTCTGGCTGCTCGGCCGGGTCGTCGAGGAGCGGCTGGGCGGGGTGCGCTTCCTGGCGGTCTACCTGCTCGCCGCGCTCGGCGGGTCGGTCCTGGGCTTCCTCGTCGACCCGCACCAGGCCGCCGTGGGCGCCTCCGGCGCGGTGTACGGGCTGGCCGGCTGCTACTTCGTCCTCACCCGACGCCTGCACCACCATCCGATCGACGCCAACCGGCTGATCATCCCGTTCCTGATCTGGATGGTGCTCTCCGCGGGGTGGACGTCGTGGGAGGGGCACCTGGGCGGCCTGCTGGTCGGCGGGGCGGCGGCCGTCGGCATGGCGTACGCGCCGGCGAAGCGGCGGACCCTCGTGCAGGCGGCGGTGGCCGTCGCCCTGGCGGTGCTGCTCGTCGGGCTGGTGGTGCTGAAGTCGCTCGACCTCGCCGGCTGACCGGAGACATTCGGCTCTGGCGCGGGCGCACCCGGCGGGGTGACCCTGGGTCATGACACCTCGGCGCGTACCACTGCTCGCGAGCCTGGCCGTGCTGCTCGCGGCGGGCTGCACGGCGACCAACCACGACGGCGCGGCCCCGGCACCCACGACGGCGCCCGGCGCCACCACGTCCGCCGCCGCCACCCCGGCGGCCCCGCCCACCGCGCCGGCCACCACCGGCGCACCGCCGGCCGCCGGGGACGGGCGGGTGACGTACGGGTGGGCGGTGCCTGCCGTCCCGGCCCGCGTCGCGCACCGCGTGCTGGTGCCGGTCACCCCCGCACCGGGTGAGCCGCTGCCGGTGCTGGTGCAGATCCAGGTCGGGGACCACCCGGCGGAGGGGTTCAGCCGGATCAGCTTCGCGTTCCGCGGCCCCACTCCGTCCTACCAGGTCGGTTACGTCTCCCGGGTGGAGTCCGACGGCGGCGGCGAGCCGGTCGACCTGCCCGGCGACGCCTTCCTCGCGGTGCGCTTCGACCCGGCCCAGGGACACGACAGCAGCGGCCGGAGCACGGCGCAGGCGCCGCTCCGGGCCATCGGCTACCCGACCCTGCGCGGCTGGGCGCCCGCCGGGGACTTCGAGGGATACCTCAGCTTCGGCCTGGGGGTGCGCGGCGGCGGGGCGCGGCTGCCGGTGCGGCTGAGCGAGTCGACCCGCCCGGACGGCACCCACGTCGTCTCGGTCGACGTGCGGCGGAGCTGACGGGGGAGCGGGCAGCTGGCGCCGCCGGCGGCCGCGCGGACCGACCGCGCCGGCCCGACGGCCGACGCGGTCGAATGACGCGTGTCTCAGGCGACCTCGCCGCGGACGATCGCCACGGCCACCCGGCAGAACTCCTCCATGTCGGGGTTGAAGCCGGCGGCGATGTCCGGGTGCAGGCCGGCGCGGGTCTCGTCGAGCAGCCGACGGCAGACCTCCTCGACCGGCTCACCCGCGTAGCTGGCGCGGACCCGGTCGGTGGCCGCCTGCAGGGCCGAGGTCAGCTGATCCTCCAGCGGGCCGCGCAGCTTCTGCTGCACCGGATCGAGCCCGCTCGGATCGAGCGTGACATGTGGCTCTGACATCGGCGCTCCCTTCGTCGGCGTCCGCGGTACCCCACCGCGGCCGTCGGTCAAACCACGTGTGGTACTGCGGCCACCCGGACCTGGTACGAGAAGTCCTCGGCCGGCTCCTCGACGTACGACAGCCGGCGGATCTGCCGGTCGTCCTCGTAGAGGGCGACGTCGACCAGCACCCCGAGGTGGGCCAGGCCGATGTTCGCCACCCGCTTCTTGTCCTGGAGCACCGCGCAGACCCCGCCCAGCAGCGTGCTGGCGTCGGAGGTGCGGTGCCCGGGCGGGCAGCGCAGGGTCAGGTCCACCTCGATCGGCCCGGCGAGCGGGGTCCAGCCGGTGCGCTGGGCCGCCGTGCAGGCGGCCTGGAGCAGGGCACGGACCCTCGTCGCCTGCCGGTGCCCGGCGGCGAAGATGGACAGGGCCTCGGTCTTGACCGGGGGCAGGCCGCTCACCTCGAACGTCAGGGCGAGAGCGCGGGTTTCCTGCACGCGGCACCTCCTCGTTGGGCTGATCCTGCCCAACCGGTGGGACCGCAGAAGGACGTTCGCGCGAGAACCAACCGATCGGGCGGGCTGGGGTCGGCCGGAGGCGTATCGACGTCGACGGCGACGCGCTGGCTGCGGAGCTAGTCGAACGCTAGTGCACCGGGCGCACGCTGGGTAGTCTCCCCGTCCACGGACTGAGACGACGCGCGTCGCGGCAGCTCACCGGTCACGCGGCGGGAACGCGCAGAACTCGTTCCCCTCGGGGTCGGCCAGCACCCACCACGGGCTCGCCTCGGTCGGTTCGGTCAGCAGGGTGGCGCCGGCGGCGACCAACGCGGTGCCGTCCCGGCCGGCCAGGTCGACGTCCCAGTGCACCCGGTTCTTCACCCGCTTGCGCTCCGGCGTCGGATCGAAGACCCAGCGGTCCCACGGAAATCCGTCGGCGCCCACCACCGCGGCGGCGTCCTCCGCCGTGGTCTCCACCCGACCGCCGACCACCCCGGCCCACCAGGTTGCCTGGGCCAGCGGGTCGGCGCTCTCCACCACCAGCTCGAACACCCCGGGCCGGGCGCCCGGGCGGGGCCGGAAGGCGCAGAACTGGTTGCCCTCCGGATCGGCCAGCACCCACCAGCTGATCTCCGCGTCCGGCTCCCGGACCAGCCGCGCGCCGGCGGCCAGCAGCCCGGTCGGCTCCGGCTCGGCCAGCCGCAGGTCCAGGTGCACGCGGGTCTTCCCGGCCCGCGGCTCGGGCACCGTGTTGACCCAGATCGACTCGGCCCTGGAGGCGGCCGCGCGGGGGTCGACCCGGGTGTCGCCGCCCCCGGTGTCGACCAACTCCCCGTTGAGGATGCCGGCCCAGAACTCCCCGAGCCGGTGGGCGTCGGCAGCGTCCATGCAGAGGTCCTTGAAGCGGGCGATCATCCGTCCAGTCTGCCGCCGGCCCCCGACAACCGCCGCGGCGCGTGATCTGTCCCACAGCAGCAACCGGTCGGGCCGCTCCGGTCACCGTCAGGTTTCGCAACGTCACAGGTCGGGCACTGTCAGGCGCACGAAACGCCCGGGGTCCGAGCGGGCCGGCCGCAACGGCGCCCCGACCGTCTCGCCGTGCGCCGGGGCACGGCTCACTTCCCCGGCTCTCGCCAGAGAAAGGGGGAGGGCGATGAGGACAGACCCCGACGAGGCTGCACACCGGCGGCGGACAGGGAAGCGTACGGCGGCGGCAGCCGCCGTACTGGCGTTGGTGGCGCCGTTGGCGGCCTGCGGCTCCGGCGGTGACGGTGGAACGCCGACGATCAACCTGTACTACCCGCCGGAGCAGAACCTGCAGAAGGTGGTCGACGACTGCAACGCCCAGGCCCAGGGACGTTACAAGATCGTCTACCGGGTGCTGCCGCGACAGGCCGACGACCAGCGCGTGCAGCTGGTGCGCCGGCTGGCCGCGCAGGACAGCGGGATGGACGTGCTGGGCCTCGACGTCACCTGGACCCAGGAGTTCGCCAGCGCGAAATGGATCCGGGAGTGGACCGGCCAGGACAAGGCCGAGGCGGAGCAGGGCACCCTCGCCGGCCCGCTGGACACCGCCCGCTACGAGGGCAAGCTGTACGCCGCGCCGAAGAACACCAACGTCCAGTTGCTCTGGTACCGCACCGACCTGGTGCCGCAGCCGCCGAAGACCTGGGACGAGATGATCTCCGCGGCGCAGCAGCTCGAGCAGCAGGGCAAGCCCTACCAGGTGCTCACCATGGGCGCCCAGTACGAGGGGCTGGTCGTCCTCTACAACACCCTGGCCGAGAGCGCCGGCGGCAAGATCCTCAGCGACGACGGCAAGCACGCCGTGATGGACGAGGGCACGGTGCGGGCGCTCGACCAGCTGAGGAAGCTCGCCACGTCCGGCGTCACGTCGCCGTCGTTCACCAACGCCACCGAGGACCCGGTGCGGCTGGAGTTCCAGTCCGGTGGCGGCGCCTTCGAGGTCAACTGGCCCTTCGTCTACCCGGCGATGCAGGAGGCGGCACCGGACATGGCGAAGAAGGTGAAGTGGGCGCGGCTGCCGGGGATCGACGCGAACACCCCGAGCAAGGTGACCATCGGCGGCGTCAACATGGCGGTCAGCACCTACTCGAAGCACCCGACGGAGTCCTTCGAGGCGGCGAAGTGCATCCGCAACGCCGAGCACCAGAAGTTCTCCGCCGTCAACGACGGCGTGCCGCCGACCATCGAGAAGGTCTACGACGACCCGGAGATGGACAAGGCGTACCCGATGAAGGAGACCATCCTGGAGGAGCTCAAGGAGCCGGCGGTCCGGCCGCTGACCCCGGCCTACCAGAGCATCTCCACGGTGATGTCGGCGATCCTGTCGCCGCCGTCGGGCATCCGGCCCGAGCAGACCGCGAACGAGCTGCGCGATGCCATCGCCGACGCCCTCGAGTCGAAGGGGGTCCTCCCGTGACCGAGCGAACCATCCGGCGCAGCGCCAGCCAACCGCAGGGCGACGCCGAGCCCAGGGAGGTGACGGCATGAGCCTGAACGCCACTCCGGCCGGCACGGACGTCGCCGCCGAGCGCACCGCCGGCCGGCACGCCACCGTGCCGGCGCAGCGGGCTCGCCGCCGGGCGAAGCCGCCGCTGAGCGAGAACAAGCGGGCCGAGCGCCGCCTCGGCTGGCTGCTCTGCGCCCCGGCCGCGCTGGTCATGCTGCTGGTGACGGCCTACCCGATCCTCTACTCGGTCTGGCTGTCACTCCAACGCTTCGACCTGCGCTTCCCCGACGAGCGCCAGTTCGTCGGGCTGGACAACTACGTGACCGTGCTGACCAACCAGTTCTGGTGGACCGCGTTCGGGGTGACCGCGCTGATCACCGTGGTCACCGTCGCGGTCGAGCTGGTGCTCGGCATGGCGCTGGCACTGATCATGCACCGGACGCTGGTCGGCCGGGGCATCGTCCGCACCGCGGCGCTGATCCCGTACGGCATCGTCACGGTCGTCGCCGCCTTCTCCTGGCGGTACGCCTGGACGCCCGGCACCGGCTACCTGGCCAACCTCTTCGACGGCAGCGCCCCGCTCACCGAGCGGGCCAGCTCGCTGGCGATCATCATGCTGGCGGAGATCTGGAAGACCACCCCGTTCATGGCGCTGCTGCTGATGGCCGGGCTGGCGCTGGTGCCGGAGGACCTGCTCAAGGCCGCCTCCA
This sequence is a window from Micromonospora sp. NBRC 110009. Protein-coding genes within it:
- a CDS encoding rhomboid family intramembrane serine protease, translated to MDTIRTGQPPAEEASSTCYRHPRRETLLRCTRCDRNICPDCMREAPVGHRCPECVREDNRSVRQARTVFGGRVAGRPLVTYLLIALVVLVYLVELVHPAILDQFDSLGTGLVDDGGQRYVDDGGPHPGYQLIGIAHGEWYRLLTAAFLHLLPTEGVLGILHIAFNLYWLWLLGRVVEERLGGVRFLAVYLLAALGGSVLGFLVDPHQAAVGASGAVYGLAGCYFVLTRRLHHHPIDANRLIIPFLIWMVLSAGWTSWEGHLGGLLVGGAAAVGMAYAPAKRRTLVQAAVAVALAVLLVGLVVLKSLDLAG
- a CDS encoding AMIN-like domain-containing (lipo)protein, which encodes MTPRRVPLLASLAVLLAAGCTATNHDGAAPAPTTAPGATTSAAATPAAPPTAPATTGAPPAAGDGRVTYGWAVPAVPARVAHRVLVPVTPAPGEPLPVLVQIQVGDHPAEGFSRISFAFRGPTPSYQVGYVSRVESDGGGEPVDLPGDAFLAVRFDPAQGHDSSGRSTAQAPLRAIGYPTLRGWAPAGDFEGYLSFGLGVRGGGARLPVRLSESTRPDGTHVVSVDVRRS
- a CDS encoding RusA family crossover junction endodeoxyribonuclease produces the protein MQETRALALTFEVSGLPPVKTEALSIFAAGHRQATRVRALLQAACTAAQRTGWTPLAGPIEVDLTLRCPPGHRTSDASTLLGGVCAVLQDKKRVANIGLAHLGVLVDVALYEDDRQIRRLSYVEEPAEDFSYQVRVAAVPHVV
- a CDS encoding HAD family hydrolase, with the protein product MAELREAKVLVFDADDTLWENNVLFERVIDDFLAWLDHPTLDRAEIRAVLDDIERANAVAHGYGSKVFLRSLGECLEKLRERPATVRERAELEELAAALVGHQVELMPGVAETLDDLATRHELLLLTKGDQEEQQRKLDACGLLHHFRAAHIVREKDVATYRWLAREHAFDPAAAWMVGNSPRSDILPARAAGMNAVFIPNENTWVLEHDELDPSDVGVIRLAAFPDLVQHF
- a CDS encoding ABC transporter substrate-binding protein, which translates into the protein MRTDPDEAAHRRRTGKRTAAAAAVLALVAPLAACGSGGDGGTPTINLYYPPEQNLQKVVDDCNAQAQGRYKIVYRVLPRQADDQRVQLVRRLAAQDSGMDVLGLDVTWTQEFASAKWIREWTGQDKAEAEQGTLAGPLDTARYEGKLYAAPKNTNVQLLWYRTDLVPQPPKTWDEMISAAQQLEQQGKPYQVLTMGAQYEGLVVLYNTLAESAGGKILSDDGKHAVMDEGTVRALDQLRKLATSGVTSPSFTNATEDPVRLEFQSGGGAFEVNWPFVYPAMQEAAPDMAKKVKWARLPGIDANTPSKVTIGGVNMAVSTYSKHPTESFEAAKCIRNAEHQKFSAVNDGVPPTIEKVYDDPEMDKAYPMKETILEELKEPAVRPLTPAYQSISTVMSAILSPPSGIRPEQTANELRDAIADALESKGVLP
- a CDS encoding L,D-transpeptidase family protein; protein product: MKPTRAAQLTTLPPDARQVVIVSGDGYRTTHATLETYARSGDGWHPALPPLPARIGGDGFSDQHVEGVPTTPTGVYAFGPTIYGIAADPGVRYPYQRVAADDWWNANPDSPHYNSFQRSDTHPGGHSEALWREEPAYTHFAVITYNMPPTVAAPVPNAGSGIFLHEFSRAGGNATAGCVGLSHADLVDVLTWLDPAASPHIVLSPAAHLDRY
- a CDS encoding DUF4184 family protein — translated: MPLTFPSHLAPVLPLKLWRPHWFDGVALATGAVAPDVGYLFTGTRFDLGLRTHTLGGLLWWCLPVALAYAWIVRRVIAGIAVHLPGERLFGWRDHAALGGVRHPWQVTVCSALIGAFSHVAWDRVTHTERWPRLLGIADFHAATGLYWWQFADVLGTLGGAAVVVALAVWGARRREIFDGVRPPAPPARPAVFWAVALSVTALGSLVLSGLPAAVVPAPAGVRLLHLSALALIAGAAAAGGLTPARRDAGRTDRLEDKQRQSG
- a CDS encoding VOC family protein, coding for MIARFKDLCMDAADAHRLGEFWAGILNGELVDTGGGDTRVDPRAAASRAESIWVNTVPEPRAGKTRVHLDLRLAEPEPTGLLAAGARLVREPDAEISWWVLADPEGNQFCAFRPRPGARPGVFELVVESADPLAQATWWAGVVGGRVETTAEDAAAVVGADGFPWDRWVFDPTPERKRVKNRVHWDVDLAGRDGTALVAAGATLLTEPTEASPWWVLADPEGNEFCAFPPRDR
- a CDS encoding carbohydrate ABC transporter permease, which translates into the protein MSLNATPAGTDVAAERTAGRHATVPAQRARRRAKPPLSENKRAERRLGWLLCAPAALVMLLVTAYPILYSVWLSLQRFDLRFPDERQFVGLDNYVTVLTNQFWWTAFGVTALITVVTVAVELVLGMALALIMHRTLVGRGIVRTAALIPYGIVTVVAAFSWRYAWTPGTGYLANLFDGSAPLTERASSLAIIMLAEIWKTTPFMALLLMAGLALVPEDLLKAASTDGATAWQRFTKVMLPVMKPAILVALLFRTLDAFRVFDNIFVLTAGGNETSSVSMLAYNNLIRGLNLGIGSTMSVLIFLTVAIIAFVFVKLFGTAAPGSDDGERR